The Prochlorococcus marinus str. MIT 9301 genome window below encodes:
- a CDS encoding 5-(carboxyamino)imidazole ribonucleotide synthase — translation MSLKKNINDFKKNYSLGIIGGGQLALMLTEAAKKRDLEVCVQTKSCDDPAGLKADHVIEADPLKIRGNKSLINECEKIIFENEWIKIDKLNLIDNKDIFVPSLNAIKPLVDRFSQKKLIERMNIPCPKWISIEDFKNLSDQEINNWTFPLMAKSNKGGYDGKGNRKIKTKEDLDSFLKENNSNEWLIEEWIEYEKELALVGSRDRTGKIRFFPIVETFQSNHVCDWVLAPGTNEYDLNLFAINIFSSIVNELNYVGVLAIEFFYGDNGLLINEIAPRTHNSAHFSIEACTSSQFDQYVCISSGIMPPEIKMNCEGAIMINLLGLKKNFPISMETRIKMLSEIEGSNIHCYGKSREILGRKMAHITFLLNGKTHLERYDEAQILLTMVRDIWPSPNA, via the coding sequence ATGAGTTTAAAAAAAAATATAAACGATTTTAAGAAAAATTATTCCCTGGGAATAATTGGAGGTGGTCAATTGGCTTTGATGTTAACCGAGGCAGCAAAAAAAAGAGATCTTGAAGTATGTGTGCAAACAAAATCTTGTGATGATCCTGCTGGGTTAAAAGCAGATCATGTCATAGAAGCTGATCCTTTAAAGATAAGAGGTAATAAATCATTAATTAATGAGTGTGAAAAAATAATTTTTGAAAATGAATGGATAAAAATTGATAAATTAAATTTAATTGACAATAAAGATATTTTTGTTCCAAGCCTTAATGCAATTAAGCCATTAGTAGATAGGTTTTCTCAAAAAAAATTAATAGAAAGAATGAATATTCCCTGCCCAAAATGGATAAGTATTGAAGATTTTAAAAATCTCTCGGATCAGGAAATCAATAATTGGACTTTTCCTCTAATGGCAAAATCAAATAAAGGTGGATATGACGGCAAAGGGAACAGAAAAATAAAGACAAAAGAAGATTTAGATTCTTTTTTAAAAGAGAACAATTCTAATGAATGGTTAATAGAAGAATGGATAGAGTATGAAAAAGAACTGGCTCTTGTTGGTTCGAGAGATAGGACCGGTAAGATAAGATTCTTTCCAATAGTTGAGACGTTCCAATCAAACCACGTTTGTGATTGGGTTCTTGCCCCTGGAACAAATGAATATGATTTGAACTTATTTGCAATAAATATTTTCTCTTCAATAGTCAATGAACTTAATTACGTTGGAGTTTTAGCTATTGAATTCTTCTATGGAGATAATGGTCTTTTAATTAATGAAATAGCTCCTAGAACACATAACTCAGCTCATTTCTCTATTGAAGCTTGCACTTCAAGTCAGTTTGATCAATATGTTTGCATTTCTTCTGGGATAATGCCACCTGAAATTAAAATGAACTGTGAAGGTGCAATTATGATAAATTTACTGGGTTTAAAAAAGAATTTCCCAATCTCAATGGAAACCAGAATTAAAATGTTATCTGAAATTGAGGGTTCTAATATTCATTGTTATGGCAAATCTCGCGAAATTCTGGGAAGAAAAATGGCTCACATCACATTTTTATTAAATGGTAAAACGCATTTAGAAAGATATGATGAAGCTCAAATTTTATTAACTATGGTAAGAGACATTTGGCCATCTCCAAATGCATAA
- a CDS encoding NAD-dependent DNA ligase, which produces MKTYLEERIEWYDDNYRNGNALISDKQFDQLEKNLLRTNPNCDYFKKKNKLVLPSLEKDSIDEFLKGLLADTRLLIEPKIDGCAVALQYRDGTLEKAISRKGTDVTSKLIKIQDIPNNLPLQGVLQVRGELYAPNQSPNISQRIASGFLRAKEGFSQSLSFCAFQILNSTLNQYESKKSLSKLGFKIPQDISCNFTSQVEVFRKRWLEGKLFSEYPTDGIVVKINSRKLQLIREKSNLDYPYWQVAIKR; this is translated from the coding sequence ATGAAGACTTATTTAGAAGAACGAATTGAATGGTATGACGATAATTATAGAAACGGTAATGCTTTAATCTCTGATAAGCAGTTCGACCAACTTGAAAAAAATTTATTGAGAACAAACCCTAATTGTGATTACTTTAAAAAGAAAAATAAACTAGTTTTACCTTCATTGGAAAAGGATTCAATAGATGAATTTTTGAAAGGATTATTAGCAGATACCAGATTATTAATTGAACCAAAAATTGATGGTTGTGCTGTTGCTTTGCAATATAGGGATGGAACATTGGAAAAAGCAATTTCAAGAAAAGGAACAGATGTTACTAGTAAACTTATTAAAATCCAAGACATTCCCAATAATCTCCCTTTACAAGGAGTTCTTCAAGTTAGAGGTGAATTATACGCACCTAACCAAAGTCCAAATATCTCCCAGAGAATCGCTTCTGGATTTCTAAGAGCTAAAGAAGGATTTTCTCAAAGTCTTAGCTTCTGCGCATTTCAAATACTTAATTCAACACTTAACCAATATGAGTCCAAAAAGAGTCTTTCTAAGCTTGGCTTCAAGATCCCTCAGGATATTTCATGCAACTTTACGAGCCAAGTTGAAGTATTTAGAAAACGATGGTTAGAAGGGAAGCTTTTTAGTGAATATCCAACAGATGGAATAGTAGTAAAAATAAATTCTAGAAAATTACAACTGATTAGAGAAAAATCAAATTTAGATTATCCTTATTGGCAGGTGGCAATAAAACGTTAA
- a CDS encoding SDR family oxidoreductase has translation MSTYLITGSNRGIGLELCRQIHKRGDNVIATCRKASKELRDLGVRIEENIEISSYESITNLCKKLSGVNLDCIIHNAGIYEFNSFENLDKKSILRQFEVNALSPICMTQSLKHFLKRSSKVAFITSRMGSIEDNTSGSSYGYRMSKVALSMAAKSLSVDLSKEDIYVAILHPGLVSTRMTGFTSNGISPEESANGLLKRIDSLNKNNSGSFWHANGEVLPW, from the coding sequence ATGTCGACTTATCTAATTACAGGATCAAATAGAGGTATTGGATTAGAACTATGTAGGCAAATTCATAAGAGGGGAGATAATGTAATTGCAACGTGTAGGAAAGCTTCAAAAGAACTTAGGGATTTAGGTGTGAGAATTGAAGAGAATATAGAAATTTCTTCTTATGAGTCGATAACAAACTTGTGTAAAAAACTATCTGGAGTTAATTTAGATTGCATAATTCATAATGCAGGAATTTATGAATTTAATTCTTTTGAAAACTTGGATAAAAAAAGTATTTTGCGGCAATTTGAAGTCAATGCATTGAGCCCAATATGTATGACTCAATCACTTAAACATTTTTTAAAAAGATCTTCTAAAGTTGCTTTTATCACAAGTAGAATGGGATCTATTGAAGATAATACATCTGGAAGTTCTTATGGTTACAGGATGTCTAAAGTCGCTTTGTCCATGGCAGCAAAATCACTTTCTGTAGATTTATCAAAAGAAGATATTTATGTAGCTATTTTGCATCCTGGGTTAGTGAGTACAAGAATGACTGGCTTTACAAGTAATGGAATTAGTCCTGAAGAATCAGCAAATGGCCTTTTAAAACGTATAGATTCTTTAAATAAAAATAACTCGGGTTCGTTTTGGCATGCCAACGGAGAAGTTTTACCTTGGTAA
- a CDS encoding DUF1651 domain-containing protein, whose amino-acid sequence MTLGGANVWTNFSYGYRNESPSGWLLSPDRTRLILFIRNKKSPRNSMRIFAHTYYANDLGEPMAIKSSTQMYLDNAWDKWHDLQLEGWTFEELELPESV is encoded by the coding sequence ATGACTTTAGGAGGAGCTAATGTTTGGACTAATTTTTCTTACGGTTATCGTAATGAGTCCCCAAGTGGTTGGTTGCTTAGCCCAGACCGCACCAGATTAATTTTATTTATAAGGAATAAAAAATCTCCAAGAAATAGTATGAGGATTTTTGCTCATACATATTATGCCAATGATCTTGGTGAGCCAATGGCAATTAAATCATCCACTCAAATGTATTTGGATAATGCTTGGGATAAATGGCATGACCTTCAACTAGAAGGTTGGACTTTTGAAGAACTTGAATTACCTGAATCTGTATGA
- a CDS encoding TIGR02450 family Trp-rich protein: MKWPPTLCWTAPKTINGNRHFQVKAYGGKNEDRWVDIFPTKNKKDIKRISWAKLKSEWTTGWLRLPKDKV, translated from the coding sequence ATGAAATGGCCTCCTACTTTGTGTTGGACAGCACCAAAAACTATAAATGGAAATAGGCATTTTCAAGTTAAAGCTTATGGTGGAAAAAATGAAGATAGGTGGGTTGATATTTTTCCTACCAAAAATAAAAAAGATATTAAAAGGATTTCATGGGCAAAACTTAAATCAGAATGGACTACTGGATGGTTAAGGCTCCCAAAAGATAAAGTTTAA
- the aroB gene encoding 3-dehydroquinate synthase, translating into MNKRKILVPLGDKSYEVTLEAGILNNISEELLKIGITKNRKILVISNEEISNLYGEKFLNNLKDNKFQAKMVLIKAGESYKNLKTLSEIYDVAFEFGLDRNSIIIALGGGIVGDVSGFAAATWLRGIEYIQIPTTLLSMVDSSVGGKTGVNHPKGKNLIGAFNQPKAVFIDPETLKSLPKREFSAGMAEVIKYGVIRDKELFKYLEIEKNKNELINLKNEYLIKIINSSIKTKSHIVSQDEHENGVRAILNYGHSFGHVIENLCGYGKFLHGEAISIGMNIAGKIAIEKGLWSKEELERQKILLESYDLPTEIPKINKEDVLTILMGDKKVRDGKMRFILPKEIGAVDIYDDVEDSLFLKFFS; encoded by the coding sequence GTGAATAAGAGAAAAATATTAGTCCCATTAGGTGATAAGTCATATGAAGTAACTCTAGAAGCAGGGATACTGAATAATATCAGCGAAGAACTTTTAAAAATTGGAATAACAAAGAATAGAAAAATACTTGTGATTTCAAATGAAGAAATATCAAACTTATATGGAGAAAAATTTTTAAATAATTTAAAAGATAATAAATTTCAGGCCAAAATGGTCCTTATCAAGGCTGGAGAATCATATAAAAACTTAAAAACCTTAAGTGAAATATATGATGTAGCATTTGAATTTGGCTTAGATAGAAATTCAATAATTATTGCCCTTGGAGGAGGAATTGTTGGAGATGTAAGTGGTTTTGCAGCTGCGACTTGGCTGAGAGGTATCGAATATATTCAGATTCCAACAACATTATTATCAATGGTTGATTCATCTGTGGGAGGAAAAACAGGAGTAAATCATCCAAAAGGTAAGAATTTAATTGGAGCTTTCAATCAACCTAAAGCAGTTTTTATTGATCCAGAAACTTTAAAAAGTTTGCCCAAAAGAGAATTTAGTGCAGGCATGGCCGAAGTAATAAAATACGGAGTAATAAGAGATAAAGAACTTTTCAAATACTTAGAAATTGAAAAAAACAAAAATGAACTTATAAATCTCAAAAATGAATATCTAATTAAAATAATTAATAGTTCAATTAAAACAAAGTCTCATATTGTTTCTCAAGACGAACATGAAAATGGTGTTAGAGCAATATTGAATTATGGTCATTCTTTTGGTCACGTTATTGAAAATTTATGTGGATACGGCAAATTTCTACATGGTGAGGCAATATCAATTGGTATGAATATTGCAGGTAAAATAGCAATTGAGAAGGGGTTATGGTCTAAAGAAGAATTAGAAAGGCAGAAAATTCTATTAGAGAGTTACGATCTTCCTACCGAGATCCCCAAAATAAATAAAGAAGACGTTCTAACAATACTTATGGGCGATAAAAAAGTTCGTGATGGCAAAATGAGATTTATATTACCGAAAGAAATTGGTGCTGTTGATATATATGATGACGTAGAAGATTCATTATTTTTAAAATTTTTTTCTTAA
- a CDS encoding chlorophyll a/b-binding protein, whose amino-acid sequence MDALTSFIVVIIAITIQFSLYAIKRLQEPLEPNYLIDRNSKKIKNYMGKFWKNAEITNGRLAMIGFLALIINYGFFGWIIPGFI is encoded by the coding sequence ATGGATGCACTTACTAGTTTTATAGTTGTTATCATCGCAATTACAATTCAATTTTCCTTATACGCAATCAAAAGATTGCAGGAACCTTTAGAACCAAATTATTTGATAGATAGAAATTCGAAAAAAATTAAAAACTACATGGGTAAATTTTGGAAAAATGCTGAAATAACAAATGGGAGATTAGCTATGATTGGTTTTTTAGCTTTGATAATAAACTACGGTTTTTTTGGGTGGATAATACCTGGTTTTATTTAA
- a CDS encoding DUF1651 domain-containing protein, with translation MTSGVANVRTYFYCGSFIDPPTGWLFNKKSGLLIFFESYKKSVSNNLKVYTHLFYANELGEPAQIKNSRLHSIECACETWNELISGGWQIVTNKFQ, from the coding sequence ATGACTTCAGGAGTCGCTAATGTTCGGACTTATTTTTATTGTGGCAGCTTTATTGACCCCCCAACTGGCTGGTTATTTAACAAAAAAAGTGGTTTATTAATTTTTTTTGAGAGTTATAAGAAATCTGTATCTAATAACTTAAAAGTATATACTCATCTTTTCTATGCAAATGAATTAGGTGAACCAGCCCAAATTAAAAATTCAAGACTTCATTCTATTGAGTGCGCTTGTGAAACATGGAATGAATTAATTTCAGGAGGTTGGCAAATTGTTACTAATAAATTCCAGTAA
- a CDS encoding SAM-dependent methyltransferase, with amino-acid sequence MNSLPANNPDWLVKKIIKMGGTISFYDFMNFALNDPINGYYGSGKAELGVRGDFVTSPALSDDFAFLVGKQIEDWLIQFKNSFLSNQKLAVIEFGAGDGSFMSGLIKYFLENNKNFLEGVSFVIIEPNEGMVEKQKNKLEEFLNLGIDILWKGLDEVEENNINGIVLANEVLDALPVERITFAKGKLIRQAVSIDKKSHKLFFDKMPITRELEKSFELAKSELGITIPPADALEGWTTEWHVDNSKWLEAIYGKINNGILLIIDYAKEAKKYYNSKNSDGTIVSYENQKMKNNVLDSPGNCDLTSHVCIETLINDAENLGFNTDGITKQGEALLALGLAERLYGIQKEFKEDLSNALLRREALLRLVDPVCLGDFKWFVFKKFNEKKMNINSTCLR; translated from the coding sequence ATGAATAGCTTACCCGCGAATAATCCAGATTGGTTAGTAAAAAAAATAATAAAAATGGGTGGGACTATAAGTTTTTATGATTTTATGAATTTCGCATTAAATGATCCTATTAATGGTTATTACGGCAGCGGTAAAGCTGAGTTAGGTGTTCGAGGAGATTTTGTCACATCACCAGCTTTATCTGATGATTTTGCTTTTTTGGTTGGTAAACAAATAGAAGATTGGTTGATTCAGTTCAAAAATAGTTTTTTATCTAATCAGAAATTAGCTGTAATTGAATTTGGAGCAGGAGATGGAAGCTTTATGAGTGGGTTAATTAAATATTTTTTAGAAAATAACAAGAATTTTTTGGAAGGAGTTTCTTTTGTAATTATTGAACCTAATGAAGGGATGGTAGAAAAACAAAAAAATAAATTGGAGGAATTTTTGAACTTAGGTATTGATATTTTATGGAAAGGTTTGGATGAAGTAGAGGAAAATAATATAAATGGAATAGTTCTAGCAAATGAGGTTTTGGATGCTTTGCCAGTAGAAAGAATAACCTTCGCAAAGGGAAAATTAATTCGACAAGCAGTTTCTATAGACAAAAAATCTCATAAATTATTTTTTGATAAAATGCCAATTACACGTGAATTGGAAAAAAGTTTTGAACTTGCTAAAAGTGAGTTGGGAATAACTATTCCACCTGCAGATGCTCTTGAAGGATGGACGACAGAATGGCATGTAGATAACTCAAAATGGTTAGAAGCAATTTATGGGAAAATAAATAATGGTATTTTATTGATAATTGATTACGCTAAAGAAGCTAAAAAATACTATAACTCTAAGAATTCTGATGGGACGATAGTTTCATATGAAAATCAAAAAATGAAGAATAATGTCCTAGATTCTCCTGGAAATTGCGATTTAACATCTCATGTGTGCATAGAAACTTTAATTAATGATGCTGAGAATCTTGGATTTAATACTGATGGAATAACTAAACAAGGCGAGGCTTTGTTGGCGCTTGGATTGGCAGAGAGACTTTATGGGATTCAGAAAGAATTTAAGGAGGATTTATCAAATGCTCTTTTAAGAAGAGAGGCATTACTTAGACTCGTAGATCCTGTTTGTTTAGGTGATTTCAAGTGGTTTGTTTTTAAAAAGTTTAATGAGAAGAAAATGAATATAAATTCAACCTGCTTGCGTTAA